One stretch of Bosea vaviloviae DNA includes these proteins:
- a CDS encoding FAD-binding monooxygenase, with protein sequence MQFHLNGFRTGDPAICEPASDLVAASTSACSTSASLPGEVDVLIVGCGPAGLTLAAQLAAFPAITTRIVEQKPGPLELGQADGIACRTIEMFDAFGFSERVLKESYWVNETAFWKPDATRPERIIRSGRIQDVEDGLSEFPHVILNQARVHDFFLDVMRRSPGRLEPDYSRRLLDLQIDSSPTADSGVPTHRVTVQLERLDQAHEGEIETIKARYVVGCDGARSAVRKSIGRRLHGDSAQQAWGVMDVLAVTDFPDVRLKALVQSASEGTILIIPREGGYLIRIYVELDKLNENERVASRNIGVEHLIAAAQRILRPYTFEVKEVAWWSVYEIGQRLCDKFDDVPADEVEQRLPAVFIAGDACHTHSPKAGQGMNVSMQDSFNLGWKLAAVLRGQCRPELLHSYSAERQAIARELIDFDREWAKMLSAPLKTSETGDGVDPKAVEAYFVRHGRYTAGTATRYAASVLTGEPSHAGLATGFPIGTRFHSAPVVRLGDAKPAQLGHVAEADGRWRLYAFADRADPSSATSRLRALCEFLAASPSSPIRRHRRPGDDIDAVIDLRAILQQAHRDVAVETLPGPLLPRKGRLDLVDYEKVFCPDFRGGHDIFDLRGIDREHGCLVIVRPDQYIAQVMPLNGFRALEDFFAGILLQQSDSRGQCA encoded by the coding sequence ATGCAATTTCATCTCAACGGTTTTCGAACCGGTGATCCCGCCATCTGCGAGCCAGCCAGCGATCTCGTGGCTGCCTCGACCAGCGCTTGCTCGACGAGCGCTTCCTTGCCGGGTGAGGTCGACGTCCTCATCGTCGGCTGCGGCCCGGCAGGCTTGACGCTGGCTGCGCAATTGGCCGCCTTCCCCGCGATCACGACGCGGATAGTCGAGCAGAAGCCCGGGCCTCTGGAATTGGGGCAGGCCGATGGCATCGCCTGCCGCACGATCGAGATGTTCGACGCCTTCGGCTTCTCCGAGCGTGTCCTCAAGGAGAGCTACTGGGTCAACGAAACGGCGTTCTGGAAACCCGACGCAACCCGGCCGGAGCGCATCATCCGCAGCGGCAGGATCCAGGATGTCGAGGATGGGCTCTCCGAATTCCCACATGTGATCCTGAATCAGGCGCGGGTGCATGATTTCTTCCTCGACGTGATGCGGCGCTCGCCTGGCCGGCTGGAGCCGGATTATTCCAGGCGCCTGCTCGACCTGCAGATCGACTCAAGTCCCACGGCCGATAGCGGCGTTCCAACGCATCGCGTGACCGTGCAGCTGGAGCGGCTCGATCAGGCGCATGAGGGAGAAATCGAGACGATTAAGGCGCGCTATGTCGTCGGCTGCGACGGCGCGCGCAGCGCCGTGCGCAAGTCGATAGGGCGCAGGCTGCATGGCGATTCCGCCCAGCAGGCCTGGGGCGTCATGGACGTGCTCGCCGTCACCGATTTTCCGGATGTCCGGCTGAAGGCGCTGGTTCAGTCCGCCAGTGAAGGCACCATCCTGATCATCCCCCGCGAGGGCGGCTATCTGATCCGGATCTATGTCGAACTCGACAAGCTCAACGAGAACGAGCGGGTGGCGAGCCGCAATATCGGGGTGGAGCATCTCATCGCCGCAGCACAGCGGATCCTGCGGCCCTATACATTCGAGGTGAAAGAGGTCGCCTGGTGGTCGGTCTACGAGATCGGCCAGCGTCTTTGTGACAAGTTCGACGATGTGCCGGCCGATGAGGTGGAGCAGCGCCTGCCCGCCGTCTTCATCGCCGGCGATGCCTGCCATACCCACAGCCCGAAAGCCGGCCAGGGCATGAACGTCTCGATGCAGGACAGCTTCAACCTGGGCTGGAAGCTGGCCGCGGTCCTGCGCGGGCAATGCCGGCCGGAACTGCTGCACAGCTACTCGGCTGAACGCCAGGCCATCGCCAGGGAGCTGATCGATTTCGATCGCGAATGGGCGAAGATGCTGAGCGCGCCGCTGAAAACCTCCGAGACCGGGGATGGCGTCGATCCCAAGGCGGTCGAAGCGTATTTCGTCCGGCATGGCCGCTACACGGCGGGAACCGCGACCCGCTACGCTGCCTCCGTGCTGACCGGCGAGCCGAGCCATGCCGGCCTGGCGACGGGGTTTCCGATCGGCACGCGCTTCCATTCCGCGCCGGTGGTGCGCCTTGGCGACGCCAAGCCGGCCCAGCTCGGCCATGTCGCCGAGGCCGATGGCCGCTGGCGCCTCTATGCATTCGCTGACAGGGCCGATCCGTCCTCGGCAACCTCGCGGCTGCGGGCGCTTTGCGAGTTCCTGGCGGCCTCGCCTTCATCGCCCATCCGCCGGCATAGGCGGCCGGGCGACGATATCGATGCGGTCATCGACCTTCGCGCGATCCTCCAGCAGGCGCATCGCGACGTCGCCGTGGAGACGCTGCCTGGCCCGCTCCTGCCCCGCAAGGGCCGCCTCGACCTGGTCGACTACGAGAAGGTGTTCTGCCCCGATTTTCGCGGCGGTCACGACATCTTCGACCTGCGCGGCATCGACCGCGAGCATGGTTGCCTGGTGATCGTCAGGCCAGACCAATATATCGCGCAGGTCATGCCGCTGAATGGATTCCGTGCACTCGAGGATTTCTTCGCTGGAATCCTGCTCCAGCAGTCGGATTCGCGGGGACAATGCGCCTAG
- a CDS encoding class II aldolase/adducin family protein: MCTSDHGNHPIAVDLADTATASVAPSPEIVEDLIAANHILFDQGVVDAFGHISVRHDGRPDRFLLARNMAPSRVAAEDIVEFTLDGEAVNAAGRKVYLERFIHAEIFRKRPDVMAVVHSHSHSIVPLSVVKGTRLKAMFHMAGFVGQGAPVFEIREAGGDATDLLISSNHLGRALAEHFDGHDIVLMRGHGSTVVGGSIKQAVYRAVYAELNARYQLQAMQLGEVTYLTEGESRACVASIEAQVHRPWEMWLEQARARRR, from the coding sequence ATGTGCACCTCGGACCATGGCAACCACCCCATCGCCGTCGACCTGGCCGACACGGCCACAGCCTCGGTCGCGCCCTCCCCGGAGATCGTCGAGGACCTCATCGCGGCCAACCACATCCTGTTCGATCAGGGCGTCGTCGATGCGTTCGGCCATATCAGCGTGCGCCATGACGGCCGGCCCGATCGCTTCCTGCTCGCCCGCAACATGGCGCCGAGCCGGGTCGCGGCCGAAGACATCGTCGAATTCACGCTCGATGGCGAGGCGGTGAACGCTGCCGGCCGCAAGGTCTATCTCGAACGCTTCATCCACGCCGAGATCTTCCGCAAGCGTCCTGACGTGATGGCCGTGGTTCACAGCCACTCGCATTCGATCGTGCCGCTCAGCGTCGTCAAGGGCACAAGGCTCAAGGCGATGTTCCACATGGCCGGCTTCGTCGGCCAGGGCGCGCCCGTCTTCGAGATCCGCGAGGCCGGGGGCGACGCGACCGATCTGCTGATCAGCAGCAATCATCTCGGCCGCGCGCTTGCCGAGCATTTCGACGGCCACGACATCGTCTTGATGCGCGGCCACGGCTCGACCGTGGTCGGCGGCTCGATCAAGCAGGCGGTCTACCGGGCCGTCTATGCCGAGCTCAACGCACGCTATCAGCTCCAGGCGATGCAGCTCGGCGAGGTCACCTATCTCACCGAAGGCGAAAGCCGCGCCTGCGTCGCAAGCATTGAGGCGCAGGTCCATCGCCCCTGGGAGATGTGGCTCGAACAGGCCCGTGCCCGCCGGCGCTGA
- a CDS encoding MarR family winged helix-turn-helix transcriptional regulator encodes MSMDDIYLKPGHLIRRAQQIAVSIFLEECAPVDLTPVQYAALVTVRENPGIDATRLSALVAFDRSTLGNVLERMEAKELILRSGSKDDKRIKVLHLSPKGERVLRDAEPLAQRAQERILAPLLPADREVFMRMLAQLVELNNDASRVPLRLAAVRPPDAA; translated from the coding sequence ATGTCGATGGATGATATCTATCTCAAACCTGGCCATCTCATTCGGCGCGCGCAGCAGATTGCCGTCTCGATCTTTCTCGAGGAATGCGCGCCGGTCGATCTGACGCCTGTCCAGTACGCAGCTTTGGTCACGGTGCGCGAGAACCCCGGCATCGACGCGACCCGCCTGTCGGCGCTTGTCGCCTTCGACCGTTCGACGCTCGGCAATGTGCTGGAGCGGATGGAGGCGAAGGAGCTGATCCTGCGCTCGGGCAGCAAGGACGACAAGCGCATCAAGGTGCTGCATCTCTCGCCAAAGGGCGAGCGCGTCCTGAGGGATGCCGAGCCGCTGGCGCAGCGTGCCCAGGAGCGCATCCTCGCTCCGCTCCTGCCCGCGGATCGCGAGGTCTTCATGCGGATGCTCGCGCAGCTCGTCGAGCTCAACAATGACGCCTCGCGCGTGCCGCTGCGGCTTGCTGCGGTGCGCCCTCCCGACGCGGCCTGA
- a CDS encoding Bug family tripartite tricarboxylate transporter substrate binding protein, with translation MIITRRAALMGLAGSALAPRTSFAQRKIVRLVVPAAAGGAIDVIGRLYAQRIAPALDESWVVENKAGASNTLGATDVARSAPDGTTYLTNADIHIMAKHVMRNVSYDPLTDFTPISRFATSPMVLIGSSKTPQTMPALIADMKARPNEYSFANSALGSMGHLATESFKRRTGTSAELVNYRGTAPAITDVVAAQVQLMVAPLGSALPFISDGKVRAFAIMGAQRSKLLPNVPTAGELGLADFDFTLWYGLWGPKGLPAATVQRVNVTVQAASKDREIVDKLTALGAEAVTEDAASFARFIAAETLRANRVVEEAGIKPGG, from the coding sequence GTGATCATCACACGACGTGCGGCCCTGATGGGGCTCGCGGGCAGCGCGCTCGCGCCCCGAACCAGCTTTGCTCAACGCAAGATCGTGAGGCTCGTCGTGCCCGCCGCCGCGGGTGGCGCCATCGACGTCATCGGGCGGCTCTACGCCCAGCGCATCGCCCCTGCGCTCGACGAATCCTGGGTGGTCGAGAACAAGGCCGGCGCCAGCAACACGCTCGGTGCGACCGACGTCGCGAGGTCGGCGCCCGACGGCACGACCTATCTGACCAATGCCGACATCCACATCATGGCGAAACATGTGATGCGCAACGTGTCCTATGATCCGCTGACGGATTTCACGCCGATCTCGCGCTTCGCGACCTCGCCGATGGTGCTGATCGGTTCGAGCAAGACGCCGCAGACCATGCCGGCGCTGATCGCCGATATGAAGGCGAGGCCCAATGAGTACAGCTTCGCCAATTCGGCGCTGGGCAGCATGGGCCACCTCGCCACCGAGAGCTTCAAGCGCCGCACCGGCACCAGCGCGGAGCTGGTCAATTATCGTGGCACGGCTCCGGCGATCACCGATGTGGTCGCCGCCCAGGTGCAGTTGATGGTCGCTCCGCTCGGCTCGGCCCTGCCGTTCATCAGCGATGGCAAGGTGCGCGCCTTCGCGATCATGGGTGCGCAACGCAGCAAGCTCCTGCCGAACGTGCCAACCGCTGGCGAGCTCGGGCTGGCTGATTTCGACTTCACGCTCTGGTACGGCCTATGGGGGCCGAAGGGCCTGCCGGCCGCTACGGTGCAGCGCGTCAACGTGACGGTGCAGGCGGCGTCAAAAGATCGCGAGATCGTCGACAAGCTGACCGCACTCGGCGCCGAAGCCGTGACGGAGGACGCGGCGAGCTTCGCGCGCTTCATCGCAGCCGAGACCTTGCGTGCCAACCGCGTCGTCGAAGAGGCGGGGATCAAGCCGGGCGGCTGA
- a CDS encoding DUF2339 domain-containing protein has protein sequence MEEIEPLAEAARDAEIELEVSPQTFEAQTFEAQVEPSASPPAAATTEAPLPPPAAPRRDFEEAIGSRWAVWVGGIALAFGGLFLVRYSIEAGVFGPGVRLLMGAAFSLLAAAASEYLRRTDRIADLGPVSAAFGRLGGANIPGVLAGVSVLSGFGVVFAAHAIYGFIGPGIAFALMGLIGLATLAASLVHGPVLGLFGLVGSYATPMLVASTAPSYASLAIFIAFVTTTAFLLHAWRPSRVVTLGAVAGHGIWTLLIALAGHNPAWASFLLIVGASFALALLKEWPALRGRAAQGVWTVLGFDAIGLIAIAVPLVLSGVIWTAAGGPVPLHAAILISVLVAVLSSVRHRDLAPLAPLAAAAAAGMVLLWPSREAAFGISPHLILDLIRLSFTGNAGPGIGWTAALMAVIVAGLPFHALLTRKGSGAGGFIIRGCLAFASALGPICLLLAAALRSNGFERSTGFAALALLLSLALFGASEVLLPVERRNTRSRTNPLAFIGSAAYAAGGAIALGMAVAFALRETWLVVGLAIAAAGVAIIASLRPIPLLRSMSAALATAAFARLVWQPIVTEMGSWPIVNWVIPAYAGPALCFAVGALALRAKQDRPRSVHEALAVVFGAAFVLLEIRQVFAGPDLVPNIALITGHYAEGLRNRLFEEAVMHVVAIGLIGAGLQLLARRLAGRIFSPAADIAAAALIVLSLAGLCGLLNPLFDGTQVLGPPVFNRLMLYVLAGLSLGALGFVLDRDEARSRIGESLTACAAVLVSLGAILIVRHAFAGPQMAPRSVETVGFVEAVIVTLMLLALTAAARIWHTAASSRVTEYAMRALAFLAIGWATLALGILRNPMIDHSGVSGPIIFNRILWGYGAATLAFAGLAFWTRSARPAISQAFAKTAIGGAVLCAFLLLRHGFHGPLLVSEVPVTLAEAGWYASLGFIAAIAIMIAGSVRLFGRSVKARAESVAIASCTAFGLLSGLLANPLLTEAPLAGPIILDNALVGYLMPSLLAFTAARWTREYITAPLARRIFGAAAIMGSLIYLLIEVRRWFVGPDLLLHGGSAAELYAYSAALLLYGVALLALGFRLQSKDLRLASLAVVTVAICKAFLVDMSGLEGLLRALSFIGLGACLVGIGLAYQRLLRREFAQQEKAAGDASVSA, from the coding sequence GTGGAAGAGATCGAGCCGCTTGCCGAGGCGGCCCGCGATGCCGAGATCGAGCTGGAGGTGTCCCCCCAGACCTTCGAAGCACAGACCTTCGAAGCACAGGTCGAGCCCTCAGCATCACCGCCAGCGGCTGCAACCACTGAGGCGCCGTTACCTCCGCCAGCCGCTCCTCGCCGCGATTTCGAAGAGGCGATCGGCTCGCGTTGGGCGGTTTGGGTGGGTGGTATCGCACTCGCCTTCGGCGGACTCTTCCTGGTTCGATACTCAATCGAGGCCGGTGTCTTCGGCCCTGGCGTGCGCCTGTTGATGGGCGCGGCCTTTTCGCTTCTCGCAGCCGCTGCCAGTGAATATCTGAGGCGGACCGATCGGATCGCCGATCTCGGCCCTGTCTCAGCGGCATTCGGACGTTTGGGCGGCGCCAACATCCCCGGCGTTCTCGCCGGCGTCAGCGTGCTCAGCGGGTTCGGCGTCGTCTTTGCGGCGCATGCGATCTATGGCTTCATCGGGCCTGGTATCGCCTTCGCGTTGATGGGGCTGATCGGCCTGGCCACGCTTGCGGCATCTCTGGTCCATGGCCCAGTCCTTGGACTATTCGGCCTGGTAGGCTCCTATGCGACGCCCATGCTGGTCGCCAGCACCGCGCCGAGCTACGCGTCGCTAGCCATCTTCATCGCCTTCGTCACGACGACCGCCTTCCTTCTGCATGCGTGGCGGCCGAGTCGGGTGGTCACGCTGGGCGCCGTTGCGGGGCACGGCATCTGGACCCTGCTGATCGCACTGGCGGGTCACAATCCGGCATGGGCCTCCTTCCTGCTGATTGTCGGCGCATCGTTCGCGCTCGCCCTGCTAAAGGAATGGCCCGCGCTCAGGGGCCGAGCAGCCCAGGGCGTTTGGACCGTTTTGGGCTTCGACGCGATCGGCCTGATCGCCATCGCCGTTCCGCTGGTTCTGTCCGGGGTCATATGGACAGCCGCTGGTGGTCCCGTGCCGCTCCACGCAGCCATTCTGATATCGGTGCTGGTCGCAGTGCTCTCATCTGTGCGGCACCGTGACCTTGCGCCGCTGGCGCCTCTGGCTGCGGCCGCAGCGGCGGGAATGGTCTTGCTCTGGCCGAGCCGGGAGGCCGCCTTCGGCATCTCGCCACATCTCATCCTCGATCTCATCAGGCTGAGTTTCACAGGCAACGCTGGTCCGGGAATCGGATGGACCGCTGCCTTGATGGCTGTGATCGTCGCCGGGCTTCCCTTCCATGCCCTGCTGACGCGCAAGGGCTCCGGCGCAGGCGGGTTCATCATCCGCGGCTGCCTTGCCTTCGCCTCGGCGCTTGGACCGATCTGTTTGCTGCTGGCGGCAGCCCTGCGCAGCAACGGCTTTGAGCGCTCGACCGGCTTCGCTGCGCTGGCGCTCTTGCTGTCGCTGGCGCTGTTTGGCGCTTCGGAAGTGTTGCTGCCCGTCGAACGACGCAACACGCGGTCACGGACAAACCCGCTCGCCTTCATCGGCTCGGCTGCCTATGCCGCCGGCGGCGCGATAGCGCTCGGCATGGCCGTCGCTTTTGCGCTGCGCGAGACCTGGCTTGTGGTCGGGCTGGCCATCGCCGCGGCAGGCGTTGCCATCATCGCCAGCCTGCGCCCGATACCGTTGCTGCGCAGCATGTCGGCCGCTTTGGCGACGGCCGCATTCGCGCGCCTGGTCTGGCAGCCGATCGTCACCGAGATGGGCTCCTGGCCCATCGTCAACTGGGTGATCCCCGCCTATGCCGGTCCGGCGCTGTGCTTCGCTGTCGGCGCTCTCGCGCTGCGCGCAAAGCAGGACCGGCCCCGCAGCGTGCACGAGGCTTTGGCCGTTGTCTTCGGTGCGGCCTTCGTCTTGCTCGAAATCCGGCAGGTCTTCGCGGGGCCGGATCTCGTGCCGAACATCGCGCTGATCACAGGCCATTATGCAGAGGGGCTACGAAACAGGCTCTTCGAGGAAGCCGTGATGCATGTCGTGGCGATCGGCCTCATCGGGGCAGGATTGCAGCTCCTTGCCCGCCGCCTGGCCGGACGCATCTTCAGCCCGGCTGCAGACATCGCTGCCGCCGCCCTGATCGTGCTGAGCCTCGCTGGGCTTTGTGGCCTGCTCAATCCGCTCTTCGATGGTACGCAGGTGCTCGGGCCGCCCGTCTTCAACCGGCTCATGCTCTACGTGCTGGCCGGCCTGTCTCTGGGCGCGCTGGGCTTCGTGCTCGATCGAGATGAAGCACGCTCGCGCATCGGCGAAAGTCTCACGGCCTGTGCAGCCGTATTGGTTTCACTCGGGGCCATCCTCATCGTCCGGCACGCCTTTGCTGGCCCGCAAATGGCTCCGCGATCCGTTGAGACCGTCGGCTTCGTCGAGGCGGTCATCGTGACGCTGATGCTGCTCGCCCTGACTGCCGCCGCGCGGATCTGGCACACAGCCGCGAGCAGCCGCGTGACCGAATATGCGATGCGCGCGCTGGCCTTCCTGGCGATCGGATGGGCGACGCTCGCGCTGGGCATCCTGCGCAATCCGATGATCGACCACAGCGGCGTCTCCGGCCCGATCATCTTCAATCGAATCCTATGGGGATATGGCGCAGCGACCCTTGCTTTCGCCGGCCTTGCCTTCTGGACGCGCTCCGCCCGTCCAGCAATCAGTCAAGCCTTCGCCAAGACCGCGATCGGCGGGGCGGTGCTGTGCGCCTTCCTGCTTTTGAGACATGGCTTCCACGGGCCACTGCTCGTCTCCGAGGTGCCGGTGACGCTGGCCGAAGCCGGTTGGTACGCGTCTCTCGGCTTCATCGCGGCCATTGCCATCATGATAGCCGGTTCGGTCAGGCTGTTCGGCCGCTCGGTCAAAGCACGCGCGGAAAGCGTGGCTATTGCCTCCTGCACCGCCTTCGGTCTTCTCTCGGGACTGCTCGCCAATCCGCTCCTGACGGAGGCGCCCTTGGCCGGGCCGATCATCCTCGACAATGCCTTGGTCGGCTATCTCATGCCGTCACTTCTCGCCTTCACTGCCGCGCGCTGGACACGCGAATACATCACAGCCCCGCTGGCCAGGCGCATCTTTGGCGCAGCCGCGATCATGGGCAGCCTGATCTACCTGCTGATCGAGGTGCGGCGCTGGTTCGTCGGCCCCGACCTGCTGCTCCATGGCGGAAGCGCAGCCGAACTCTACGCCTACTCGGCGGCGCTCCTGCTCTATGGCGTCGCCCTGCTGGCACTCGGCTTCCGGCTGCAATCGAAAGACCTCAGGCTGGCTTCCCTCGCGGTCGTCACCGTGGCGATCTGCAAAGCCTTCCTCGTCGATATGTCGGGATTGGAAGGCCTCTTGCGGGCACTGTCTTTCATCGGCCTGGGAGCCTGCCTCGTCGGGATCGGGCTCGCCTATCAGCGCTTGCTGCGGCGCGAATTTGCGCAGCAGGAGAAGGCCGCAGGCGACGCCTCGGTCTCAGCATAA
- a CDS encoding DUF2161 domain-containing phosphodiesterase encodes METTLYLPVKRFLENLGYAVKGEIGRCDLVGLKEGDPSVVVIGELKLSFNLELVLQGVDRMSVGDEIWLAARLSAGGKGRESDARYRNLCRRLGFGLLGVSSFGRVDVLVSPAAPTPRKDPKRRSKLVEEHKRRQGDPVAGGGTKMPIMTAYRQQALACAAAMMATPLRPRDLKPSCPDAQKILHRNVYGWFERADRGVYALTEAGRAALLKWPPSALDRRHEGPVMDASA; translated from the coding sequence TTGGAGACGACCCTCTATTTGCCGGTCAAGCGCTTCCTTGAAAACCTCGGCTATGCCGTGAAGGGCGAGATCGGGCGATGCGACCTTGTCGGGCTCAAGGAAGGAGACCCGTCTGTCGTCGTGATCGGGGAGCTGAAGCTGAGCTTCAACCTCGAGCTTGTCCTGCAAGGCGTGGATCGGATGAGCGTCGGTGACGAGATCTGGCTGGCCGCCCGCCTGTCGGCCGGGGGCAAGGGACGCGAGAGCGATGCCAGGTACCGCAACCTGTGCCGGCGCCTCGGCTTCGGGCTGCTCGGTGTCTCCTCCTTCGGGCGCGTCGATGTGCTGGTCTCCCCGGCGGCGCCGACGCCGCGCAAGGATCCCAAGCGCCGCTCGAAGCTCGTGGAGGAACACAAACGGCGCCAGGGAGATCCGGTCGCGGGCGGCGGCACGAAAATGCCCATCATGACCGCCTATCGGCAACAGGCGCTCGCCTGCGCCGCGGCGATGATGGCGACGCCGCTGCGGCCACGCGATCTCAAGCCGTCCTGCCCAGACGCCCAGAAGATCCTGCATCGCAATGTCTATGGCTGGTTCGAACGCGCCGATCGCGGAGTCTACGCGCTCACCGAGGCCGGTCGCGCCGCGCTGCTGAAGTGGCCGCCATCCGCGCTCGACCGAAGGCATGAAGGCCCGGTCATGGATGCGTCTGCCTAG
- a CDS encoding glycosyltransferase family 2 protein, with protein MTGSMFKIAVIVNCYNYAEYVERAIRSVVAQNRSDCELVVIDDGSTDASWEVISRTGVTAYRIENSGQRRACAFGLDQTTAPFVLFLDADDELVPGALDTIVPYLQPSIAKVQFCLSRVDGGSTSLGSAVPEPELIREPGNLRERVRRTGVYVSPPTSGNVFRRDLCELLRDADYDDAVDGIIILAAPFFGEIVSLPVELGLYRVHTRNMSGVGRTIDTDKIEQHMKRFEHLIDHLNMIMPKDSKSRQLDAKRTFFYLEKKLILASINGDANRYFQLPRLIGVVAQEYFSLPKKLVLSLFHILVALLPVSMSRHLIEIRYRPEQRSVGALTKTLVGNGH; from the coding sequence ATGACCGGCTCGATGTTCAAGATCGCGGTGATCGTCAACTGCTACAACTACGCCGAATATGTCGAGCGCGCGATCCGCAGCGTAGTTGCGCAGAACCGCAGCGATTGCGAACTCGTCGTCATAGATGACGGCTCGACGGACGCCTCATGGGAGGTGATCAGCCGGACGGGGGTCACCGCCTACCGGATCGAGAATAGCGGCCAGCGCCGGGCCTGCGCCTTTGGTCTCGACCAGACGACGGCGCCATTCGTGTTGTTCCTCGATGCCGACGACGAGTTGGTTCCGGGCGCACTCGATACGATCGTCCCATATCTGCAACCGTCGATCGCAAAGGTGCAATTCTGCCTGAGCCGCGTCGACGGCGGCAGCACCTCCCTGGGCTCGGCGGTTCCCGAGCCCGAGCTGATTCGGGAGCCCGGCAACCTTAGGGAGCGTGTTCGCAGGACAGGCGTCTATGTCAGCCCGCCGACCTCCGGGAACGTGTTCAGGCGCGATCTCTGCGAATTGCTGCGCGACGCCGATTATGACGATGCGGTTGACGGAATCATCATTCTCGCCGCCCCCTTCTTCGGCGAGATCGTATCTCTCCCGGTGGAGCTCGGGCTTTACCGTGTCCACACCCGCAACATGTCGGGCGTGGGCCGCACGATCGACACTGACAAGATCGAACAGCACATGAAGCGCTTCGAGCACCTGATCGACCATCTCAACATGATCATGCCCAAGGATTCGAAATCGCGGCAGCTCGATGCCAAGCGAACGTTCTTTTATCTGGAGAAGAAGCTGATCCTTGCCTCGATCAACGGAGACGCCAATCGTTATTTTCAACTTCCCCGCTTGATCGGGGTCGTCGCTCAAGAATACTTCTCACTGCCCAAAAAACTCGTGCTCTCGCTGTTTCATATCCTCGTCGCCCTTCTACCCGTCAGCATGTCTCGCCATCTCATCGAAATCCGCTACCGCCCCGAGCAGCGGTCAGTTGGCGCGCTTACGAAGACGCTGGTCGGTAATGGTCATTGA
- a CDS encoding glycosyltransferase — MTITAILNIEPVMRRSAKASIPAPFAVVAWCAPPDVKHPLAQTLQELYRRADQPAGLGRWQFGSAMSGRKTRLLYIVPPTRSFAGIERVTDSICAALATNYEQDLEVSVLYTSPFEQIIGQQRPYDVILSFSKGRLDLLRRVRRTIANGQFDLVIVPQVEPTAVFWLCCLGIRRRFILHLHGNPRLERRSLKASLLFEAMRFLVLPRLARVFGTSPRQLEAFQTDYPSRVEHVWVPNPVRSFDMSALAPSPGNPIRFVTVGRFAYQKGYDILLRAFAAFCEKREDAELVLVGYGEEEPTIRALIDELGLAGKVTIEHQPESPAIPLSRSDIYLSGARWEGWSLAICEALRFGLPVVAFDCEFGPSDIIIDERIGRLVALGDMAGFVAAMVYYHDHAVSERRHAQYRAAYIDRFSLDKVVHAHARALLAADGRVERQSLNTVNAELAGAS; from the coding sequence TTGACGATCACCGCGATCTTGAACATCGAGCCGGTCATGCGCCGCTCCGCTAAAGCTTCGATCCCGGCGCCGTTCGCAGTAGTGGCATGGTGTGCGCCACCGGACGTCAAGCATCCCTTGGCGCAGACATTGCAAGAGCTGTACCGCAGAGCTGACCAGCCGGCGGGCTTGGGTCGATGGCAATTCGGGAGCGCGATGTCGGGCAGGAAGACCAGGCTTCTCTACATCGTGCCGCCGACCCGGTCGTTCGCGGGTATTGAGCGCGTCACCGACTCGATTTGCGCGGCATTGGCCACCAACTATGAGCAGGATCTCGAAGTCTCCGTCCTCTACACCTCTCCCTTCGAGCAGATCATCGGCCAGCAGCGGCCATACGACGTCATTCTGAGCTTCTCCAAGGGACGGCTCGATCTGCTGCGTCGGGTCCGGCGAACGATCGCCAATGGGCAATTCGACCTCGTGATCGTGCCGCAGGTCGAGCCGACGGCGGTGTTCTGGCTCTGCTGCCTAGGCATCCGGCGCCGCTTCATCCTCCATCTCCACGGAAATCCCAGGCTCGAGCGGCGCTCGCTCAAGGCGAGCCTGCTGTTCGAGGCGATGCGGTTTCTGGTACTGCCGCGTCTCGCGCGCGTCTTCGGCACGTCGCCGCGCCAGCTCGAAGCCTTCCAGACCGACTACCCGAGCAGGGTCGAACATGTCTGGGTGCCCAATCCGGTGCGCTCGTTTGACATGTCGGCGCTAGCGCCATCCCCGGGCAATCCGATCCGCTTCGTCACAGTCGGCCGCTTCGCTTATCAGAAGGGCTACGACATCCTGCTGCGCGCCTTCGCGGCCTTCTGCGAGAAACGCGAGGACGCCGAGCTGGTTCTCGTCGGCTATGGCGAAGAGGAGCCGACGATCCGTGCCTTGATCGACGAACTTGGCCTTGCCGGTAAAGTGACGATCGAACATCAACCCGAGAGCCCGGCGATCCCGCTCTCGCGCAGCGACATCTATCTCTCGGGTGCACGCTGGGAAGGCTGGTCGCTCGCCATTTGCGAGGCGCTGCGGTTCGGGTTGCCTGTAGTCGCCTTCGACTGCGAGTTTGGACCGAGCGACATCATTATCGATGAGCGGATCGGCCGGCTCGTCGCGCTGGGGGATATGGCCGGCTTCGTCGCTGCGATGGTGTACTACCACGACCATGCCGTGTCCGAGCGCCGCCATGCGCAGTATCGGGCCGCCTACATCGATCGCTTCAGCCTCGACAAGGTTGTGCATGCGCATGCGCGAGCCCTGCTCGCGGCCGACGGGCGCGTCGAGCGGCAGTCGCTCAACACAGTGAACGCCGAACTCGCCGGAGCATCCTGA